The following proteins are co-located in the Pseudomonas sp. ATCC 13867 genome:
- the qhpR gene encoding AraC-like transcriptional regulator QhpR, whose translation MARSILLSEQWKSFADDATKKTMHDNITHRISPAEKHSCRLIQVMAMTSFVRGIALLGLAPFLTAQGLDPRLMLELAGLPIDAQDGLIPGTRFNALLEVCAERSGNPLFGLQYGLSQGAQGLGDLAYVIRSTGSVGEALNALVRCLHTHSDGAEIRLENRAGVAHFLYDVTDDDITSARQTVELAIGMGARIMQSLLGNSWKPAGLLLRHSAGGHSGAYRSLLGVTPRFDCPMNAWLFDASLLEVKLDATDERFHQLMQQHIDELSRITLAEVPAYVQKLLRNQLPTGQLTLERIAEHMLISPRTLQRYLRAEGTGFQELLDKTRKSMATRYLCDSSVNLTRLAELLGYADLSAFSRAFDRWYGVGPQQWRQLYRQGRQPMDLGTDYSPATFRQPKTPGIQS comes from the coding sequence TTGGCAAGATCGATTCTGCTGAGCGAGCAGTGGAAAAGCTTTGCAGATGACGCCACAAAAAAGACAATGCATGACAACATCACTCATCGGATTTCACCGGCAGAAAAACACAGCTGCCGCCTAATTCAGGTAATGGCGATGACTTCCTTCGTGCGCGGTATCGCCCTTCTCGGGCTCGCCCCCTTCCTCACCGCTCAGGGGCTCGATCCTCGCCTAATGCTGGAGCTCGCTGGCCTCCCAATCGACGCCCAGGATGGCCTGATACCGGGCACCCGCTTCAATGCCTTGCTTGAGGTCTGCGCCGAGCGCTCCGGCAACCCGCTGTTCGGGCTGCAATATGGCCTTAGCCAGGGCGCCCAGGGACTGGGGGACCTTGCCTACGTGATACGCAGCACCGGCTCGGTCGGGGAGGCTCTCAATGCTTTGGTGCGATGCCTGCATACCCATAGCGATGGCGCCGAAATCCGGCTTGAAAATCGTGCGGGTGTCGCTCACTTCCTCTACGACGTAACGGACGATGACATTACTTCGGCAAGACAAACCGTCGAGTTGGCCATTGGCATGGGCGCGCGGATCATGCAGAGCCTGCTTGGCAACAGCTGGAAACCGGCCGGGCTGCTGCTACGTCATTCGGCAGGAGGACATTCAGGCGCGTATCGGAGCCTGCTTGGGGTCACTCCTCGATTTGATTGCCCGATGAACGCCTGGCTCTTCGATGCTTCGCTGCTGGAGGTCAAACTGGATGCCACGGACGAGCGCTTCCATCAATTGATGCAACAGCACATCGATGAACTGTCGCGGATCACCTTGGCGGAAGTTCCAGCCTATGTGCAGAAGCTTCTGCGAAACCAGCTGCCTACAGGCCAACTGACCCTGGAGCGAATCGCCGAGCACATGCTAATCAGCCCACGTACGCTACAACGCTATCTGCGGGCTGAAGGTACAGGCTTTCAGGAGCTACTCGATAAGACCCGCAAATCCATGGCAACGCGCTATCTCTGCGACTCATCCGTCAACCTGACTCGGCTTGCAGAGCTGCTTGGCTACGCAGACCTGAGTGCATTTTCCCGAGCATTTGACCGTTGGTATGGCGTCGGCCCGCAGCAATGGCGACAACTGTATCGACAGGGCCGGCAACCAATGGATCTAGGCACGGACTACTCCCCTGCCACCTTTCGCCAGCCTAAAACGCCGGGCATCCAGTCATGA
- a CDS encoding AraC family transcriptional regulator, with product MNPNPFIRAIGLTGFDEFANAQGLNAKGLLRDVSLPESLLSRPEGILSYRRYCALLELCRQRSGNPLFGLQLGLHQGVDVFGELLFLIRNCETVGNALYELGNYFALYNGAAEIVLRVDGNLVTLDHHVKERYMPGLDQAEELACGVALELMRALVGKDWQPRAVLLRHAPLSDISSYLRQLDIAPIFDSNVTGIQFDTSVLSVALNAANEHLHHLLEEHIRRMERLATGELPNYIRQLLRDLLPGGQATVEKVADCMILTPRTLQRRLAQEGITFQRILDDTRQTMARSYLENPILSVAQIAELLGYADSSVFSRAFHRWFGTTPLEWQRQHCTKRQPLLLQKRRKS from the coding sequence ATGAACCCCAACCCATTCATTCGCGCTATCGGCCTTACTGGCTTCGACGAGTTTGCTAACGCCCAGGGCCTCAACGCGAAGGGATTGCTGCGCGACGTATCGCTCCCGGAAAGCCTCCTGAGTCGCCCGGAAGGAATCCTGTCCTACCGCCGCTACTGTGCACTTCTCGAACTATGCCGACAACGTTCGGGGAACCCTCTGTTCGGCCTGCAATTGGGGCTGCATCAGGGCGTCGACGTATTTGGTGAACTGCTCTTCCTGATCCGCAACTGCGAGACGGTAGGCAATGCGCTTTACGAACTGGGCAATTACTTCGCGCTGTACAACGGAGCAGCGGAAATTGTGCTGAGAGTGGATGGCAACCTCGTAACCCTCGACCATCACGTGAAGGAACGCTACATGCCTGGCCTAGATCAGGCTGAAGAGTTGGCCTGCGGGGTCGCGCTTGAGCTCATGCGCGCGTTGGTGGGCAAGGACTGGCAACCGCGAGCGGTGCTGCTCCGGCACGCCCCCCTCAGCGACATTTCCAGCTATCTGCGGCAGCTTGATATCGCGCCAATCTTCGATAGCAACGTCACTGGCATTCAGTTTGATACTTCAGTGCTTTCCGTAGCACTCAATGCAGCCAACGAGCATCTCCATCACCTGCTCGAAGAACACATCCGCCGAATGGAACGTCTGGCTACCGGTGAACTACCCAATTACATCCGGCAGCTATTGCGAGACTTACTACCTGGTGGGCAGGCCACTGTCGAGAAGGTTGCCGACTGCATGATCCTCACTCCACGAACGCTACAACGTCGCCTGGCCCAGGAAGGAATCACGTTCCAGCGGATACTCGACGATACACGTCAGACAATGGCACGGAGCTACCTGGAGAACCCTATCCTGAGCGTGGCGCAGATCGCAGAGCTACTCGGGTATGCAGACTCAAGCGTCTTTTCCCGGGCCTTCCACCGCTGGTTCGGGACGACACCGCTTGAATGGCAGCGACAGCACTGCACAAAACGTCAGCCGCTTCTATTGCAAAAGCGCAGAAAGAGTTAG
- a CDS encoding LysR family transcriptional regulator, translated as MRFDEQVLREVDLNSLVTFMVVYREKSVSRAAQMLSVTQPAISNSLRKLRCKFSDPLFLPRCRYLEATPLAMRMAELLEPAMHSLQGVLTPDYLRSSSPDSGRA; from the coding sequence ATGCGCTTTGATGAGCAGGTCTTACGTGAGGTCGATCTGAATTCGCTGGTGACCTTTATGGTGGTGTACCGGGAGAAGAGCGTTTCTCGCGCAGCCCAAATGCTGAGCGTCACTCAGCCTGCGATCAGCAATTCGCTTCGAAAGCTGCGGTGCAAATTTTCTGACCCGCTATTTTTGCCACGCTGTCGGTACCTGGAGGCAACGCCTTTGGCGATGCGGATGGCAGAACTGCTGGAGCCTGCGATGCATAGCCTGCAGGGCGTACTGACGCCTGACTATCTGCGCTCAAGCAGCCCCGATTCAGGCAGGGCATGA
- a CDS encoding putative quinol monooxygenase: MLQKKVVGTLEVLISSIKDLSLESSILACLSRLRAARGCLEYRFTRSHEQPDLWILQSQWASEEDMENHMGCRDLTDLIQLLAKFSRALQFSTRNGGGANAL, translated from the coding sequence ATGTTGCAGAAGAAAGTGGTCGGTACCCTGGAAGTCCTTATTTCATCGATTAAGGATCTATCTCTGGAAAGCAGCATCCTTGCGTGCCTAAGTCGACTGCGCGCCGCAAGAGGGTGCCTTGAGTATCGCTTTACTCGAAGCCATGAGCAGCCCGATCTCTGGATACTGCAGAGCCAGTGGGCCAGTGAGGAGGACATGGAGAACCATATGGGCTGTCGCGATTTGACCGATCTGATTCAGCTGCTCGCCAAGTTCAGCAGAGCCCTGCAGTTTTCCACCCGCAATGGAGGTGGGGCTAATGCGCTTTGA
- a CDS encoding acyl-CoA dehydrogenase C-terminal domain-containing protein produces the protein MSDYKAPLRDMQFVLNEVFEVAKLWAELPALAETVDAETASAILEEAGKVTAGVIAPLNRSGDEEGCSWSAEGVKTPAGFPEAYRTYAEGGWVGVGGAPEFGGMGMPKVIGAQVEEMVNAANLSFGLYPMLTAGACLSLLNHASEELKAKFLPNMYAGTWAGSMCLTEPHAGTDLGMIRTKAEPQADGSFKISGTKIFITGGEHDLTENIIHLVLAKLPDAPAGSKGISLFLVPKVMVNADGSLAERNAVSCGSIEHKMGIKGSATCVMNFDGATGWIVDEPNKGLAAMFTMMNYERLGVGIQGLATGERSYQSAVEYARERIQSRAPTGPVAKDKAADPIIVHPDVRRMLLTMKALNEGGRAFSSYVAMQLDTAKYSEEPTTRKRAEELVALLTPVAKAFLTDMGLETTIHGQQIFGGHGFIREWGQEQLVRDCRITQIYEGTNGIQALDLMGRKIVGSGGAYAKLFTDEIRAFTASASAELSEFTGPLNAAVQNLDELTAWVLDRAKGNPNEIGAASVEYLHAFGYTAYAYMWALMARAALGKEGQDEFYASKLGTARFYFARLLPRIHSLSASVKAGSESLYLLDASQL, from the coding sequence ATGTCTGACTACAAAGCTCCCCTGCGTGACATGCAATTCGTCCTCAATGAGGTCTTCGAGGTTGCCAAGCTCTGGGCAGAACTGCCGGCGCTGGCCGAGACCGTCGACGCCGAGACCGCCAGCGCGATTCTCGAAGAGGCCGGCAAGGTCACCGCAGGCGTGATCGCCCCGCTGAACCGCAGCGGCGACGAAGAAGGCTGCAGCTGGAGCGCCGAGGGCGTGAAGACCCCGGCCGGCTTCCCCGAGGCCTACCGCACCTACGCCGAAGGCGGCTGGGTGGGCGTGGGCGGCGCGCCGGAATTCGGCGGCATGGGCATGCCCAAGGTGATTGGCGCCCAGGTCGAGGAAATGGTCAACGCGGCCAACCTGTCCTTCGGCCTGTACCCGATGCTGACCGCCGGCGCCTGCCTGTCGCTGCTCAACCACGCCAGCGAAGAACTCAAGGCCAAGTTCCTGCCGAACATGTACGCCGGCACCTGGGCGGGCTCCATGTGCCTGACCGAGCCGCACGCCGGCACCGACCTGGGCATGATCCGCACCAAGGCCGAACCGCAGGCCGATGGCAGCTTCAAGATTTCCGGCACCAAGATCTTCATCACCGGCGGCGAGCACGACCTCACCGAGAACATCATCCACCTGGTGCTGGCCAAACTGCCCGACGCGCCGGCCGGTTCCAAGGGCATCTCGCTGTTCCTGGTGCCGAAGGTGATGGTCAACGCAGACGGCTCCCTGGCCGAGCGCAATGCCGTGTCCTGTGGCTCCATCGAGCACAAGATGGGCATCAAGGGCTCCGCCACCTGCGTGATGAACTTCGACGGCGCCACCGGCTGGATCGTCGACGAGCCGAACAAGGGCCTGGCCGCCATGTTCACCATGATGAACTACGAGCGCCTGGGCGTGGGCATCCAGGGCCTGGCCACCGGCGAGCGTTCCTACCAGAGCGCCGTGGAATACGCCCGCGAGCGTATCCAGAGCCGCGCACCGACCGGCCCGGTCGCCAAGGACAAGGCCGCCGACCCGATCATCGTGCATCCGGACGTGCGTCGCATGCTGCTGACCATGAAGGCGCTGAACGAGGGCGGCCGCGCCTTCTCCAGCTACGTTGCGATGCAGCTGGACACCGCCAAGTACAGCGAAGAGCCGACCACCCGCAAGCGCGCCGAGGAACTGGTCGCCCTGCTGACCCCGGTGGCCAAGGCCTTCCTCACCGACATGGGCCTGGAAACCACCATTCATGGCCAGCAGATCTTCGGCGGCCACGGCTTCATCCGCGAGTGGGGCCAGGAGCAGTTGGTGCGCGACTGCCGCATCACCCAGATCTACGAAGGCACCAACGGCATCCAGGCGCTGGACCTGATGGGCCGCAAGATCGTCGGCAGCGGCGGCGCCTACGCCAAGCTGTTCACCGACGAGATCCGTGCATTCACCGCCTCGGCCTCGGCCGAGCTTTCCGAGTTCACCGGCCCGCTGAACGCCGCCGTGCAGAACCTGGACGAACTGACCGCCTGGGTGCTGGACCGCGCCAAGGGCAACCCGAACGAGATCGGCGCCGCGTCGGTCGAGTATCTGCACGCATTCGGCTACACCGCCTACGCGTACATGTGGGCCCTGATGGCTCGCGCTGCGCTGGGCAAGGAAGGCCAGGACGAGTTCTACGCCAGCAAGCTGGGCACCGCGCGCTTCTACTTCGCCCGCCTGCTGCCGCGCATCCACTCCCTGAGCGCTTCGGTGAAGGCGGGCAGCGAGTCGCTGTACCTGCTGGACGCCTCGCAGCTCTGA
- a CDS encoding inositol monophosphatase family protein, with translation MPALILPAVVELVMQLGKLIVQEASRPGGPRGAIDKADVDVEIEELLRKGLMEILPCDFVGEETGVHLSGDPSCWVVDPNDGTSDFLRTGMGSAISVGLLHEQQPVLGVVHAPFTQQGSDCIAWQQGSVGIWRNGTILTPKPLQPLVSGTTVFVSAAAEAHLNLNNELCAPALCHPMTSVAYRLARVAAGDGIAAISLYPVAPHDVVAGHALLRAAGGDLLDHQGFAIQYNRYALFTGQVLGCFGGEPAACQQLSKRNWRRLVPTYLAEQA, from the coding sequence ATGCCAGCTTTGATTCTGCCCGCTGTAGTCGAACTGGTAATGCAACTGGGTAAGCTAATTGTTCAAGAGGCCTCGCGACCCGGCGGCCCACGCGGGGCGATTGATAAAGCGGACGTTGATGTCGAGATAGAAGAGCTTCTGCGAAAAGGGCTGATGGAGATTTTGCCCTGCGATTTCGTTGGTGAAGAGACTGGCGTGCACCTCAGCGGCGATCCATCTTGCTGGGTGGTCGATCCCAACGACGGCACATCCGATTTTCTCCGGACAGGGATGGGCTCTGCCATCTCTGTTGGACTGCTTCATGAGCAGCAACCAGTTTTGGGCGTCGTACACGCCCCATTCACGCAGCAAGGGTCGGACTGCATAGCCTGGCAACAAGGCAGCGTAGGAATCTGGCGCAACGGTACGATCCTCACTCCGAAACCTCTGCAGCCGCTAGTGTCCGGCACCACAGTTTTCGTAAGCGCGGCGGCAGAGGCCCATCTAAACCTGAACAATGAGCTTTGCGCTCCAGCCCTCTGCCATCCGATGACCAGTGTTGCCTACCGATTGGCTCGAGTAGCCGCAGGTGACGGCATTGCTGCAATCTCGCTGTATCCGGTCGCCCCTCACGATGTTGTAGCTGGACATGCTCTGTTACGTGCGGCCGGAGGCGACCTGCTTGATCATCAAGGATTCGCCATCCAGTACAACAGATACGCGCTGTTTACCGGCCAAGTGCTGGGATGTTTTGGGGGCGAGCCTGCGGCCTGCCAGCAACTCAGTAAGCGAAATTGGCGACGTCTCGTGCCGACCTATTTGGCCGAGCAAGCCTGA
- a CDS encoding HAD family hydrolase, giving the protein MHNSNAYFAMPEVVVFDVFGTLLRIGDRKHPFLKLMKLARNMGRRPTPDDARILMCEDLGLAAAAQRFEVEVTLSQLAELEHDLLCELGSIKLYPDSLPAIRILQDAGISVAVCSNLAAPYALPVMLLLPHLDAYSWSFRVGAVKPERAIYEQVSLQLNCPLSSMVMIGDTLEADCLGPRRFGMRGFHLNRSGRADVDTFADLTSFSQFLLKLHRRT; this is encoded by the coding sequence ATGCATAACTCAAATGCCTATTTTGCTATGCCAGAAGTTGTTGTTTTTGATGTGTTTGGCACCTTGCTTCGCATAGGTGATCGCAAACATCCTTTCCTCAAACTGATGAAGCTTGCCAGGAATATGGGGCGTCGGCCAACCCCTGATGATGCGCGAATTCTTATGTGTGAGGACTTGGGACTTGCTGCGGCGGCTCAGCGCTTCGAGGTTGAAGTCACACTCTCTCAGCTAGCGGAATTGGAGCATGATCTGCTCTGCGAGTTGGGTAGTATCAAGCTCTATCCCGACTCTCTACCAGCTATCCGAATTCTGCAGGACGCTGGAATAAGTGTTGCTGTTTGTTCGAATCTCGCAGCACCATATGCTCTCCCTGTAATGCTCCTCCTCCCTCACCTTGATGCGTATTCCTGGAGCTTTAGGGTAGGCGCCGTTAAGCCGGAGCGCGCGATCTACGAGCAGGTGTCTCTGCAACTGAACTGCCCATTATCAAGCATGGTCATGATTGGCGATACGCTCGAGGCTGATTGTCTTGGCCCCCGACGATTCGGCATGCGAGGCTTTCACCTAAATCGATCCGGTAGAGCAGATGTCGACACCTTCGCGGACCTCACTTCGTTTTCTCAGTTCTTATTGAAATTACACCGGCGAACTTGA
- a CDS encoding DUF6088 family protein — protein MSVVDKVLVRIKRVKIGEPFLCGKFEGLGSRGSVNGALRRLAKTGVIERISRGVYVRPLVHKDIGKICPGCIKVLRLISSSSGEIFQVHGLEALRRFGVGTRILVFPTFYTSGRTRTLVIGGLAVELFHARKDWLQNPESLAGLALVAMFQLGKLSLDGTICSMILRRLPCEELEKLMESKMPSWMRRQCEIAIKELSSKC, from the coding sequence ATGTCTGTTGTCGATAAAGTTTTAGTTCGAATCAAGAGAGTAAAGATAGGAGAGCCATTCTTATGCGGGAAATTCGAAGGGCTCGGGTCTCGGGGCTCTGTAAATGGTGCTCTCCGCCGCCTAGCTAAAACTGGTGTGATTGAAAGGATCTCACGAGGGGTATACGTGCGGCCGTTAGTCCATAAGGATATTGGAAAAATATGCCCTGGGTGTATTAAGGTTTTGCGCCTTATTTCCAGTTCAAGTGGAGAGATCTTTCAGGTTCATGGATTGGAAGCATTAAGACGATTTGGCGTCGGTACAAGGATCTTAGTGTTTCCTACTTTTTATACTAGCGGTCGCACCAGGACGTTAGTCATTGGAGGGCTGGCTGTTGAACTTTTCCATGCTCGCAAAGACTGGTTGCAGAATCCTGAGTCACTAGCGGGATTAGCACTCGTGGCTATGTTTCAACTTGGTAAGCTGTCGCTCGATGGCACGATATGCTCTATGATTCTTCGGCGTCTGCCTTGTGAGGAGCTGGAAAAGTTAATGGAATCCAAAATGCCAAGCTGGATGCGGCGGCAGTGTGAGATAGCAATAAAGGAACTGTCGTCTAAATGCTAA
- a CDS encoding helix-turn-helix domain-containing protein codes for METKKPFGQALRLARLKKGLLQENFETVSSRQTVSFLERGKSSVTLQKLDDLCSVLEVHPATMVAFTYLLGGPTQNASVEELTQIISEELKSLEHFKDLLSQSDLQL; via the coding sequence ATGGAGACGAAAAAACCGTTTGGACAGGCCTTGAGGTTGGCCAGGCTGAAGAAAGGGCTGTTGCAAGAGAATTTCGAAACCGTCAGCAGTCGCCAGACGGTCAGTTTCCTTGAGCGAGGTAAATCAAGCGTGACACTACAGAAACTCGACGATCTCTGCTCCGTTCTCGAGGTTCACCCCGCGACAATGGTTGCATTCACCTATCTGCTCGGTGGTCCAACTCAGAATGCTTCCGTGGAGGAGCTGACTCAAATCATCAGTGAGGAATTAAAATCCTTAGAGCACTTTAAAGATCTCTTATCTCAAAGCGATCTTCAACTTTAA
- a CDS encoding site-specific integrase, whose protein sequence is MSGRKGNAAVLDTKDALEVLKIFWDVPFRVNGHDLEFSDFDMRCYSGIERHLYVDRNSSRENISPQCFRDYLIWRIAWEFGLRIGEILALRLQDLYLFGSDPYLRVVRLDERDLSEYDPRGVYSPKVKTLSRDLGFIDKDSNLPDALEDYVSRFRCWSEIGGSRNLESVSHNYLFVSHGVGCLPLSYSAVRKLALKVSDALGMDFRWHMVRHTFFNKWYSEIPEGDKAAYESLRYWGGWKSEKSLNIYTRRAIRDAAVKGLIGFNRRASM, encoded by the coding sequence ATGTCAGGCCGCAAGGGAAATGCTGCAGTCCTGGATACGAAAGATGCATTGGAGGTGTTAAAAATTTTTTGGGATGTCCCGTTTAGAGTTAACGGGCACGATCTGGAATTTTCTGATTTTGATATGAGGTGTTATTCAGGGATTGAGAGGCATCTTTATGTAGATAGAAACTCATCAAGGGAGAATATTTCTCCTCAATGTTTCAGAGACTATCTGATTTGGAGGATAGCCTGGGAATTTGGTTTGCGAATAGGTGAGATATTAGCTTTAAGGCTCCAGGATCTGTATCTCTTTGGTAGTGATCCATATCTGCGAGTTGTACGACTGGATGAGCGAGACCTTAGCGAATATGACCCGAGGGGAGTTTATTCGCCAAAAGTGAAAACCCTGTCAAGAGATCTTGGGTTTATTGATAAAGACAGTAATCTTCCTGATGCTTTGGAAGATTATGTGTCAAGGTTTAGATGTTGGTCTGAGATTGGAGGGAGTAGGAATTTAGAGTCTGTCTCGCATAATTATTTATTCGTTTCCCATGGTGTGGGATGTCTCCCGCTTTCGTATTCCGCTGTCCGAAAATTGGCTCTAAAAGTTTCCGATGCTCTGGGGATGGATTTTAGATGGCACATGGTTCGTCACACGTTTTTTAACAAGTGGTACTCCGAGATACCAGAAGGTGACAAAGCAGCCTATGAGTCTTTGAGGTATTGGGGGGGGTGGAAGTCTGAAAAATCATTGAATATATATACTCGAAGAGCCATTCGGGACGCTGCGGTAAAAGGGCTTATAGGTTTTAATAGGAGAGCGTCGATGTGA
- a CDS encoding YebG family protein, translating to MDKAEADRHDKMLELAETLAEVLQKAVPSLKEEQVEEIGIFMAKNRDAFARAFKNQPDALNEIFSEAAAEE from the coding sequence ATGGATAAGGCAGAAGCCGACCGGCACGACAAGATGCTGGAGCTGGCGGAAACGCTTGCCGAGGTTCTGCAGAAGGCGGTGCCTTCGCTCAAGGAGGAGCAGGTCGAGGAAATCGGCATTTTCATGGCCAAGAACCGCGACGCCTTCGCCCGCGCCTTCAAGAACCAGCCCGATGCGTTGAACGAGATTTTCAGCGAGGCCGCGGCCGAAGAGTAA
- a CDS encoding Glu/Leu/Phe/Val dehydrogenase family protein has product MFDMMEATRLESLHLTQDPATGLKAIIAIHNSRLGPALGGCRYLPYPSQDAALRDAARLAQGMSYKAALAGLRQGGGKAVIIRPPHVANRGELFEAFGRFIDSLGGAYITAVDSGTSSADMDCIAQYTRHVTSTTSGGDPSPHTALGVFSGIRASAQARLGSDDLEGLRVAIQGLGHVGYALAEHLAAAGAELLVSDIDSGKVQLAVEQLGARPVPNEALLTTPCDILAPCGLGGVLTSQVVGHLRCAAVAGAANNQLAQPVVADELEGRGILYAPDYVINSGGLIYVALQHQDESLPTITAHLSRIAERLTEVYAHAQADHLSPARIADKLAERILYGEYSGH; this is encoded by the coding sequence ATGTTCGACATGATGGAAGCCACCCGGCTCGAGTCGCTGCATCTCACCCAGGACCCGGCCACGGGACTCAAGGCCATCATCGCCATCCACAATTCCCGGCTCGGGCCGGCGCTGGGTGGTTGCCGCTATCTACCCTATCCCAGCCAGGACGCCGCCCTGCGCGATGCCGCGCGGCTGGCCCAGGGCATGAGCTACAAGGCCGCGCTGGCCGGCCTTCGCCAGGGCGGCGGCAAGGCGGTGATCATTCGCCCGCCGCACGTGGCCAATCGAGGCGAACTGTTCGAAGCCTTCGGGCGTTTCATCGATTCCCTGGGCGGCGCCTACATCACCGCAGTGGACAGCGGCACCTCCAGCGCGGACATGGACTGCATTGCCCAGTACACCCGCCATGTGACCAGCACCACCAGCGGCGGCGATCCCTCGCCGCACACGGCGCTGGGGGTGTTCTCCGGCATCCGCGCCAGCGCCCAGGCACGCCTGGGCAGCGACGACCTGGAAGGCCTGCGGGTCGCCATCCAGGGCCTGGGACATGTGGGCTATGCGCTGGCCGAGCACCTGGCCGCCGCCGGCGCGGAGCTGCTGGTGAGCGATATCGATTCGGGAAAGGTGCAACTGGCGGTGGAGCAACTGGGCGCACGCCCGGTGCCCAACGAAGCGCTGCTCACCACGCCTTGCGACATTCTCGCGCCGTGCGGGCTGGGCGGGGTGCTGACATCGCAGGTGGTGGGCCACCTGCGCTGTGCGGCGGTGGCGGGCGCGGCGAACAATCAGTTGGCGCAGCCGGTGGTGGCCGACGAGCTGGAGGGGCGGGGGATCCTCTACGCGCCGGATTACGTGATCAACTCCGGCGGGCTGATCTACGTCGCATTGCAGCACCAGGACGAGTCGTTGCCGACCATCACCGCGCACTTGTCGCGGATCGCCGAGCGGTTGACCGAGGTGTACGCCCATGCCCAGGCCGATCACCTGTCGCCGGCGCGAATCGCCGACAAGCTGGCCGAGCGGATTCTCTACGGGGAATATTCAGGGCACTGA
- a CDS encoding SirB1 family protein yields MNPRQACLACLAQEPPALFEAALWIAAEHLPQHSPEQIRRLFDSLAHQVAVALPASTTDAERAQALLRRLSELGFAEDDEFPLQPRAALLPQVLQRRHGQPLSLALIALELARQQGIALVGVNFPGRFLLRVPGADHLLDPATGRRLYTRDCRDLLVRQLGPQVELSAAHLQTASAAEMLQRLSRNLRQLHQGIGEPLAALKDAQRVLELGPPSAGDHLARADLYHALECPQAERYDLERAMLLSDDPAEHMRLAQRLAEISVPPKALH; encoded by the coding sequence ATGAACCCGCGTCAAGCCTGCCTCGCCTGTCTTGCCCAGGAGCCACCGGCCCTGTTCGAGGCTGCGTTGTGGATCGCCGCCGAGCACCTGCCGCAGCACAGCCCGGAACAGATACGCCGCCTGTTCGACAGCCTGGCGCACCAGGTCGCGGTGGCGCTTCCGGCAAGCACCACGGATGCCGAGCGGGCCCAGGCGCTGCTGCGCCGGCTGAGCGAACTGGGCTTCGCCGAGGACGACGAGTTCCCCCTGCAACCCCGCGCCGCCCTGCTCCCTCAGGTGCTGCAACGCCGCCACGGCCAGCCCCTGTCGCTGGCGCTGATCGCTCTGGAGCTGGCGCGCCAGCAGGGCATCGCCCTGGTCGGCGTGAACTTCCCCGGACGCTTCCTGCTGCGCGTTCCCGGCGCCGATCACCTGCTCGATCCGGCCACCGGCCGGCGCCTCTACACCCGCGACTGCCGGGACCTGCTGGTGCGCCAGTTGGGACCGCAGGTGGAACTGTCCGCCGCGCACCTGCAAACCGCCAGTGCCGCCGAGATGCTGCAGCGCCTGTCGCGCAATCTGCGGCAACTGCACCAGGGCATCGGCGAACCGCTGGCCGCGCTGAAGGACGCCCAGCGCGTGCTGGAGCTGGGCCCGCCGAGCGCCGGCGACCACCTGGCCCGCGCCGACCTCTACCACGCCCTGGAGTGCCCGCAGGCCGAACGCTACGACCTGGAGCGAGCCATGCTGCTCAGCGACGATCCCGCCGAGCACATGCGCCTGGCCCAGCGCCTGGCGGAAATCAGCGTGCCGCCCAAGGCCCTGCACTGA